In Schistocerca serialis cubense isolate TAMUIC-IGC-003099 chromosome 8, iqSchSeri2.2, whole genome shotgun sequence, one genomic interval encodes:
- the LOC126416163 gene encoding proton-coupled amino acid transporter-like protein pathetic isoform X5 produces the protein MKEGRDERQPLLPATEPLNDSYEKRALAAPPPPPRASPDSVLVHLPGQMEADGGVSSPVGTGGSKPPLEPTLGDGDYDPLLQRDLEHPTSNLDTMIHLLKGNIGTGILAMPDAFRNAGLVVGTIGTLLMGVICTHCMHMLVKCSHELCRRNQVPSLGFSDVVETSFQTGPQPLRKYSSYAKVMINVFLCITQLGFCCVYFVFVAANLRDVMSYYFKWHLGIDAYLLLLLIPMIFLNWVKNLKYLTPISLFAAIVTVTGLGITFFYMLQGLPRTSSVKAFATWKQLPLYFGTAIYAFEGIGVVLPLENNMKTPQDFGGWTGVLNTGMVIVAALYTSVGFFGYLKYGEKVKLGSITLNLPQRDLLAQSVRLMMAVAIFFSYGLQFYVPMSIIWPLIRPRLETERAQMLGEYILRTVLVIFTFCLAIAIPNLGAVISLVGAVSSSTLALIFPPLIEILTFWHDDLGRYNWILCKDICIMIFGVCGFMFGSYVSIANIISPEE, from the exons ATGAAGGAGGGCCGAGATGAACGGCAACCACTGCTGCCCGCCACAGAGCCACTCAATGACAGCTATGAGAAACGTGCTCTGGCTGCACCCCCACCACCTCCACGCGCTTCTCCAGACAGCGTGCTGGTCCACTTGCCTGGCCAGATGGAGGCAGATGGTGGTGTCAGCAGCCCAGTAGGCACAGGTGGCAGCAAGCCACCACTGGAGCCAACGCTTGGCGATGGGGACTATGACCCACTGCTGCAGAGGGACCTGGAACACCCCACCTC taATTTGGATACAATGATTCACTTACTGAAAGGAAATATAGGCACTGGAATTTTAGCTATGCCAGATGCATTTAGGAATGCTGGGCTTGTTGTGGGAACAATTGGGACTCTCTTGATGGGGGTGATCTGCACTCACTGTATGCACATGTTG GTGAAATGCTCTCATGAACTGTGCAGAAGGAATCAAGTACCATCGCTGGGATTTTCTGATGTAGTTGAAACTTCATTCCAAACAGGACCACAACCTCTTCGGAAGTATTCAAGTTATGCCAAAGTTATGATAAACGTTTTTCTGTGTATAACACAACTTGGGTTCTGCTGTGTGTACTTTGTATTTGTGGCAGCCAATTTGAGAGAT GTTATGTCGTATTACTTCAAGTGGCATCTAGGAATTGATGCGTATCTTCTACTATTATTGATTCCCATGATATTTCTAAACTGGGTGAAGAACTTGAAGTACCTCACACCAATATCATTGTTTGCTGCCATTGTTACCGTGACTGGCCTGGGAATTACATTCTTCTACATGCTACAAGGGCTACCTAGAACATCATCTGTCAAAGCATTTGCTACATGGAAACAACTGCCCCTTTACTTTGGAACTGCCATATATGCATTTGAAGGAATTGGTGTG GTCCTTCCTCTGGAAAACAACATGAAAACCCCTCAGGATTTTGGTGGATGGACTGGAGTTCTAAATACAGGAATGGTTATTGTAGCAGCTTTGTACACATCAGTTGGATTTTTTGGGTACCTAAAGTATGGAGAAAAAGTTAAATTGGGAAGCATCACTTTGAATCTGCCACAAAGGGATTT GTTGGCACAGTCAGTGCGACTGATGATGGCAGTTGCCATTTTCTTCTCCTATGGTTTGCAGTTTTATGTTCCAATGAGTATTATATGGCCTTTGATTCGACCTCGGCTGGAAACAGAGAGAGCACAAATGCTGGGAGAGTATATTTTACGCACAGTGTTAGTTATTTTCACTT TTTGCCTCGCTATTGCTATTCCAAATCTTGGAGCTGTCATCTCGTTGGTCGGTGCTGTCAGCAGTTCCACATTAGCCCTCATATTTCCTCCTCTGATAGAGATTCTTACCTTTTGGCATGATGATCTTGGAAGATATAACTGGATACTCTGTAAAGATATCTGCATTATGATATTTGGTGTCTGTGGCTTTATGTTTGGGTCATATGTTAGTATTGCCAACATAATTTCACCAGAAGAATGA
- the LOC126416163 gene encoding proton-coupled amino acid transporter-like protein pathetic isoform X2 — translation MSKFQLHAGIIMSSGRAYGTLNKQVALARGLGAATPLPVGAKMKEGRDERQPLLPATEPLNDSYEKRALAAPPPPPRASPDSVLVHLPGQMEADGGVSSPVGTGGSKPPLEPTLGDGDYDPLLQRDLEHPTSNLDTMIHLLKGNIGTGILAMPDAFRNAGLVVGTIGTLLMGVICTHCMHMLVKCSHELCRRNQVPSLGFSDVVETSFQTGPQPLRKYSSYAKVMINVFLCITQLGFCCVYFVFVAANLRDVMSYYFKWHLGIDAYLLLLLIPMIFLNWVKNLKYLTPISLFAAIVTVTGLGITFFYMLQGLPRTSSVKAFATWKQLPLYFGTAIYAFEGIGVVLPLENNMKTPQDFGGWTGVLNTGMVIVAALYTSVGFFGYLKYGEKVKLGSITLNLPQRDLLAQSVRLMMAVAIFFSYGLQFYVPMSIIWPLIRPRLETERAQMLGEYILRTVLVIFTFCLAIAIPNLGAVISLVGAVSSSTLALIFPPLIEILTFWHDDLGRYNWILCKDICIMIFGVCGFMFGSYVSIANIISPEE, via the exons TTGGGCGCCGCGACACCGTTGCCGGTGGGCGCCAAGATGAAGGAGGGCCGAGATGAACGGCAACCACTGCTGCCCGCCACAGAGCCACTCAATGACAGCTATGAGAAACGTGCTCTGGCTGCACCCCCACCACCTCCACGCGCTTCTCCAGACAGCGTGCTGGTCCACTTGCCTGGCCAGATGGAGGCAGATGGTGGTGTCAGCAGCCCAGTAGGCACAGGTGGCAGCAAGCCACCACTGGAGCCAACGCTTGGCGATGGGGACTATGACCCACTGCTGCAGAGGGACCTGGAACACCCCACCTC taATTTGGATACAATGATTCACTTACTGAAAGGAAATATAGGCACTGGAATTTTAGCTATGCCAGATGCATTTAGGAATGCTGGGCTTGTTGTGGGAACAATTGGGACTCTCTTGATGGGGGTGATCTGCACTCACTGTATGCACATGTTG GTGAAATGCTCTCATGAACTGTGCAGAAGGAATCAAGTACCATCGCTGGGATTTTCTGATGTAGTTGAAACTTCATTCCAAACAGGACCACAACCTCTTCGGAAGTATTCAAGTTATGCCAAAGTTATGATAAACGTTTTTCTGTGTATAACACAACTTGGGTTCTGCTGTGTGTACTTTGTATTTGTGGCAGCCAATTTGAGAGAT GTTATGTCGTATTACTTCAAGTGGCATCTAGGAATTGATGCGTATCTTCTACTATTATTGATTCCCATGATATTTCTAAACTGGGTGAAGAACTTGAAGTACCTCACACCAATATCATTGTTTGCTGCCATTGTTACCGTGACTGGCCTGGGAATTACATTCTTCTACATGCTACAAGGGCTACCTAGAACATCATCTGTCAAAGCATTTGCTACATGGAAACAACTGCCCCTTTACTTTGGAACTGCCATATATGCATTTGAAGGAATTGGTGTG GTCCTTCCTCTGGAAAACAACATGAAAACCCCTCAGGATTTTGGTGGATGGACTGGAGTTCTAAATACAGGAATGGTTATTGTAGCAGCTTTGTACACATCAGTTGGATTTTTTGGGTACCTAAAGTATGGAGAAAAAGTTAAATTGGGAAGCATCACTTTGAATCTGCCACAAAGGGATTT GTTGGCACAGTCAGTGCGACTGATGATGGCAGTTGCCATTTTCTTCTCCTATGGTTTGCAGTTTTATGTTCCAATGAGTATTATATGGCCTTTGATTCGACCTCGGCTGGAAACAGAGAGAGCACAAATGCTGGGAGAGTATATTTTACGCACAGTGTTAGTTATTTTCACTT TTTGCCTCGCTATTGCTATTCCAAATCTTGGAGCTGTCATCTCGTTGGTCGGTGCTGTCAGCAGTTCCACATTAGCCCTCATATTTCCTCCTCTGATAGAGATTCTTACCTTTTGGCATGATGATCTTGGAAGATATAACTGGATACTCTGTAAAGATATCTGCATTATGATATTTGGTGTCTGTGGCTTTATGTTTGGGTCATATGTTAGTATTGCCAACATAATTTCACCAGAAGAATGA
- the LOC126416163 gene encoding proton-coupled amino acid transporter-like protein pathetic isoform X4, translating to MGDITPLQQLKLGAATPLPVGAKMKEGRDERQPLLPATEPLNDSYEKRALAAPPPPPRASPDSVLVHLPGQMEADGGVSSPVGTGGSKPPLEPTLGDGDYDPLLQRDLEHPTSNLDTMIHLLKGNIGTGILAMPDAFRNAGLVVGTIGTLLMGVICTHCMHMLVKCSHELCRRNQVPSLGFSDVVETSFQTGPQPLRKYSSYAKVMINVFLCITQLGFCCVYFVFVAANLRDVMSYYFKWHLGIDAYLLLLLIPMIFLNWVKNLKYLTPISLFAAIVTVTGLGITFFYMLQGLPRTSSVKAFATWKQLPLYFGTAIYAFEGIGVVLPLENNMKTPQDFGGWTGVLNTGMVIVAALYTSVGFFGYLKYGEKVKLGSITLNLPQRDLLAQSVRLMMAVAIFFSYGLQFYVPMSIIWPLIRPRLETERAQMLGEYILRTVLVIFTFCLAIAIPNLGAVISLVGAVSSSTLALIFPPLIEILTFWHDDLGRYNWILCKDICIMIFGVCGFMFGSYVSIANIISPEE from the exons TTGGGCGCCGCGACACCGTTGCCGGTGGGCGCCAAGATGAAGGAGGGCCGAGATGAACGGCAACCACTGCTGCCCGCCACAGAGCCACTCAATGACAGCTATGAGAAACGTGCTCTGGCTGCACCCCCACCACCTCCACGCGCTTCTCCAGACAGCGTGCTGGTCCACTTGCCTGGCCAGATGGAGGCAGATGGTGGTGTCAGCAGCCCAGTAGGCACAGGTGGCAGCAAGCCACCACTGGAGCCAACGCTTGGCGATGGGGACTATGACCCACTGCTGCAGAGGGACCTGGAACACCCCACCTC taATTTGGATACAATGATTCACTTACTGAAAGGAAATATAGGCACTGGAATTTTAGCTATGCCAGATGCATTTAGGAATGCTGGGCTTGTTGTGGGAACAATTGGGACTCTCTTGATGGGGGTGATCTGCACTCACTGTATGCACATGTTG GTGAAATGCTCTCATGAACTGTGCAGAAGGAATCAAGTACCATCGCTGGGATTTTCTGATGTAGTTGAAACTTCATTCCAAACAGGACCACAACCTCTTCGGAAGTATTCAAGTTATGCCAAAGTTATGATAAACGTTTTTCTGTGTATAACACAACTTGGGTTCTGCTGTGTGTACTTTGTATTTGTGGCAGCCAATTTGAGAGAT GTTATGTCGTATTACTTCAAGTGGCATCTAGGAATTGATGCGTATCTTCTACTATTATTGATTCCCATGATATTTCTAAACTGGGTGAAGAACTTGAAGTACCTCACACCAATATCATTGTTTGCTGCCATTGTTACCGTGACTGGCCTGGGAATTACATTCTTCTACATGCTACAAGGGCTACCTAGAACATCATCTGTCAAAGCATTTGCTACATGGAAACAACTGCCCCTTTACTTTGGAACTGCCATATATGCATTTGAAGGAATTGGTGTG GTCCTTCCTCTGGAAAACAACATGAAAACCCCTCAGGATTTTGGTGGATGGACTGGAGTTCTAAATACAGGAATGGTTATTGTAGCAGCTTTGTACACATCAGTTGGATTTTTTGGGTACCTAAAGTATGGAGAAAAAGTTAAATTGGGAAGCATCACTTTGAATCTGCCACAAAGGGATTT GTTGGCACAGTCAGTGCGACTGATGATGGCAGTTGCCATTTTCTTCTCCTATGGTTTGCAGTTTTATGTTCCAATGAGTATTATATGGCCTTTGATTCGACCTCGGCTGGAAACAGAGAGAGCACAAATGCTGGGAGAGTATATTTTACGCACAGTGTTAGTTATTTTCACTT TTTGCCTCGCTATTGCTATTCCAAATCTTGGAGCTGTCATCTCGTTGGTCGGTGCTGTCAGCAGTTCCACATTAGCCCTCATATTTCCTCCTCTGATAGAGATTCTTACCTTTTGGCATGATGATCTTGGAAGATATAACTGGATACTCTGTAAAGATATCTGCATTATGATATTTGGTGTCTGTGGCTTTATGTTTGGGTCATATGTTAGTATTGCCAACATAATTTCACCAGAAGAATGA
- the LOC126416163 gene encoding proton-coupled amino acid transporter-like protein pathetic isoform X3 has protein sequence MSSGRAYGTLNKQVALARGLGAATPLPVGAKMKEGRDERQPLLPATEPLNDSYEKRALAAPPPPPRASPDSVLVHLPGQMEADGGVSSPVGTGGSKPPLEPTLGDGDYDPLLQRDLEHPTSNLDTMIHLLKGNIGTGILAMPDAFRNAGLVVGTIGTLLMGVICTHCMHMLVKCSHELCRRNQVPSLGFSDVVETSFQTGPQPLRKYSSYAKVMINVFLCITQLGFCCVYFVFVAANLRDVMSYYFKWHLGIDAYLLLLLIPMIFLNWVKNLKYLTPISLFAAIVTVTGLGITFFYMLQGLPRTSSVKAFATWKQLPLYFGTAIYAFEGIGVVLPLENNMKTPQDFGGWTGVLNTGMVIVAALYTSVGFFGYLKYGEKVKLGSITLNLPQRDLLAQSVRLMMAVAIFFSYGLQFYVPMSIIWPLIRPRLETERAQMLGEYILRTVLVIFTFCLAIAIPNLGAVISLVGAVSSSTLALIFPPLIEILTFWHDDLGRYNWILCKDICIMIFGVCGFMFGSYVSIANIISPEE, from the exons TTGGGCGCCGCGACACCGTTGCCGGTGGGCGCCAAGATGAAGGAGGGCCGAGATGAACGGCAACCACTGCTGCCCGCCACAGAGCCACTCAATGACAGCTATGAGAAACGTGCTCTGGCTGCACCCCCACCACCTCCACGCGCTTCTCCAGACAGCGTGCTGGTCCACTTGCCTGGCCAGATGGAGGCAGATGGTGGTGTCAGCAGCCCAGTAGGCACAGGTGGCAGCAAGCCACCACTGGAGCCAACGCTTGGCGATGGGGACTATGACCCACTGCTGCAGAGGGACCTGGAACACCCCACCTC taATTTGGATACAATGATTCACTTACTGAAAGGAAATATAGGCACTGGAATTTTAGCTATGCCAGATGCATTTAGGAATGCTGGGCTTGTTGTGGGAACAATTGGGACTCTCTTGATGGGGGTGATCTGCACTCACTGTATGCACATGTTG GTGAAATGCTCTCATGAACTGTGCAGAAGGAATCAAGTACCATCGCTGGGATTTTCTGATGTAGTTGAAACTTCATTCCAAACAGGACCACAACCTCTTCGGAAGTATTCAAGTTATGCCAAAGTTATGATAAACGTTTTTCTGTGTATAACACAACTTGGGTTCTGCTGTGTGTACTTTGTATTTGTGGCAGCCAATTTGAGAGAT GTTATGTCGTATTACTTCAAGTGGCATCTAGGAATTGATGCGTATCTTCTACTATTATTGATTCCCATGATATTTCTAAACTGGGTGAAGAACTTGAAGTACCTCACACCAATATCATTGTTTGCTGCCATTGTTACCGTGACTGGCCTGGGAATTACATTCTTCTACATGCTACAAGGGCTACCTAGAACATCATCTGTCAAAGCATTTGCTACATGGAAACAACTGCCCCTTTACTTTGGAACTGCCATATATGCATTTGAAGGAATTGGTGTG GTCCTTCCTCTGGAAAACAACATGAAAACCCCTCAGGATTTTGGTGGATGGACTGGAGTTCTAAATACAGGAATGGTTATTGTAGCAGCTTTGTACACATCAGTTGGATTTTTTGGGTACCTAAAGTATGGAGAAAAAGTTAAATTGGGAAGCATCACTTTGAATCTGCCACAAAGGGATTT GTTGGCACAGTCAGTGCGACTGATGATGGCAGTTGCCATTTTCTTCTCCTATGGTTTGCAGTTTTATGTTCCAATGAGTATTATATGGCCTTTGATTCGACCTCGGCTGGAAACAGAGAGAGCACAAATGCTGGGAGAGTATATTTTACGCACAGTGTTAGTTATTTTCACTT TTTGCCTCGCTATTGCTATTCCAAATCTTGGAGCTGTCATCTCGTTGGTCGGTGCTGTCAGCAGTTCCACATTAGCCCTCATATTTCCTCCTCTGATAGAGATTCTTACCTTTTGGCATGATGATCTTGGAAGATATAACTGGATACTCTGTAAAGATATCTGCATTATGATATTTGGTGTCTGTGGCTTTATGTTTGGGTCATATGTTAGTATTGCCAACATAATTTCACCAGAAGAATGA
- the LOC126416163 gene encoding proton-coupled amino acid transporter-like protein pathetic isoform X1: MEGDLAQPFSPPSPPPASAPGPSRHYEPDFSPVVDVLFGKLGAATPLPVGAKMKEGRDERQPLLPATEPLNDSYEKRALAAPPPPPRASPDSVLVHLPGQMEADGGVSSPVGTGGSKPPLEPTLGDGDYDPLLQRDLEHPTSNLDTMIHLLKGNIGTGILAMPDAFRNAGLVVGTIGTLLMGVICTHCMHMLVKCSHELCRRNQVPSLGFSDVVETSFQTGPQPLRKYSSYAKVMINVFLCITQLGFCCVYFVFVAANLRDVMSYYFKWHLGIDAYLLLLLIPMIFLNWVKNLKYLTPISLFAAIVTVTGLGITFFYMLQGLPRTSSVKAFATWKQLPLYFGTAIYAFEGIGVVLPLENNMKTPQDFGGWTGVLNTGMVIVAALYTSVGFFGYLKYGEKVKLGSITLNLPQRDLLAQSVRLMMAVAIFFSYGLQFYVPMSIIWPLIRPRLETERAQMLGEYILRTVLVIFTFCLAIAIPNLGAVISLVGAVSSSTLALIFPPLIEILTFWHDDLGRYNWILCKDICIMIFGVCGFMFGSYVSIANIISPEE; this comes from the exons TTGGGCGCCGCGACACCGTTGCCGGTGGGCGCCAAGATGAAGGAGGGCCGAGATGAACGGCAACCACTGCTGCCCGCCACAGAGCCACTCAATGACAGCTATGAGAAACGTGCTCTGGCTGCACCCCCACCACCTCCACGCGCTTCTCCAGACAGCGTGCTGGTCCACTTGCCTGGCCAGATGGAGGCAGATGGTGGTGTCAGCAGCCCAGTAGGCACAGGTGGCAGCAAGCCACCACTGGAGCCAACGCTTGGCGATGGGGACTATGACCCACTGCTGCAGAGGGACCTGGAACACCCCACCTC taATTTGGATACAATGATTCACTTACTGAAAGGAAATATAGGCACTGGAATTTTAGCTATGCCAGATGCATTTAGGAATGCTGGGCTTGTTGTGGGAACAATTGGGACTCTCTTGATGGGGGTGATCTGCACTCACTGTATGCACATGTTG GTGAAATGCTCTCATGAACTGTGCAGAAGGAATCAAGTACCATCGCTGGGATTTTCTGATGTAGTTGAAACTTCATTCCAAACAGGACCACAACCTCTTCGGAAGTATTCAAGTTATGCCAAAGTTATGATAAACGTTTTTCTGTGTATAACACAACTTGGGTTCTGCTGTGTGTACTTTGTATTTGTGGCAGCCAATTTGAGAGAT GTTATGTCGTATTACTTCAAGTGGCATCTAGGAATTGATGCGTATCTTCTACTATTATTGATTCCCATGATATTTCTAAACTGGGTGAAGAACTTGAAGTACCTCACACCAATATCATTGTTTGCTGCCATTGTTACCGTGACTGGCCTGGGAATTACATTCTTCTACATGCTACAAGGGCTACCTAGAACATCATCTGTCAAAGCATTTGCTACATGGAAACAACTGCCCCTTTACTTTGGAACTGCCATATATGCATTTGAAGGAATTGGTGTG GTCCTTCCTCTGGAAAACAACATGAAAACCCCTCAGGATTTTGGTGGATGGACTGGAGTTCTAAATACAGGAATGGTTATTGTAGCAGCTTTGTACACATCAGTTGGATTTTTTGGGTACCTAAAGTATGGAGAAAAAGTTAAATTGGGAAGCATCACTTTGAATCTGCCACAAAGGGATTT GTTGGCACAGTCAGTGCGACTGATGATGGCAGTTGCCATTTTCTTCTCCTATGGTTTGCAGTTTTATGTTCCAATGAGTATTATATGGCCTTTGATTCGACCTCGGCTGGAAACAGAGAGAGCACAAATGCTGGGAGAGTATATTTTACGCACAGTGTTAGTTATTTTCACTT TTTGCCTCGCTATTGCTATTCCAAATCTTGGAGCTGTCATCTCGTTGGTCGGTGCTGTCAGCAGTTCCACATTAGCCCTCATATTTCCTCCTCTGATAGAGATTCTTACCTTTTGGCATGATGATCTTGGAAGATATAACTGGATACTCTGTAAAGATATCTGCATTATGATATTTGGTGTCTGTGGCTTTATGTTTGGGTCATATGTTAGTATTGCCAACATAATTTCACCAGAAGAATGA